Proteins found in one Oribacterium sp. oral taxon 102 genomic segment:
- a CDS encoding HU family DNA-binding protein, whose product MEEIRMNRQDLVAAVARDAELSKKDADAAVKAVFDEIASALAAGDKVQLIGFGTFDTAERAAREGRNPRTGETMMIEASRSPRFKAGKALKDRMN is encoded by the coding sequence ATGGAGGAAATTAGGATGAACAGACAGGACTTAGTAGCGGCTGTTGCCAGAGACGCAGAGCTCTCCAAGAAGGATGCAGACGCAGCGGTAAAGGCTGTATTTGATGAGATCGCTTCGGCGCTTGCGGCAGGCGACAAGGTGCAGCTGATCGGCTTCGGTACCTTTGACACGGCAGAGAGAGCGGCTCGCGAGGGCAGAAATCCGAGAACCGGCGAGACGATGATGATCGAAGCTTCCAGATCTCCGAGATTCAAGGCAGGCAAGGCTTTGAAGGATCGTATGAACTGA
- a CDS encoding RNA-binding S4 domain-containing protein, with amino-acid sequence MRLDKYLKVSRLIKRRTVANDACDAGRVTINGVTAKAGSNVKIGDVLEIRFGTSSVKARVLDIQETTKKEEAKELFEYL; translated from the coding sequence ATGAGACTGGACAAGTATCTGAAGGTTTCGCGGCTCATTAAGAGAAGAACCGTAGCCAATGATGCCTGCGACGCCGGCAGGGTGACGATCAACGGCGTGACAGCGAAGGCGGGCAGCAATGTGAAGATCGGCGATGTGCTGGAGATCAGATTCGGCACGAGCTCCGTGAAGGCACGGGTGCTGGATATTCAGGAGACGACGAAGAAGGAGGAAGCGAAGGAGCTCTTCGAGTACCTCTGA
- a CDS encoding septum formation initiator — MSEPRRRRKQRFENRAAIVGIIVVVLFLAVAVSVRGSSLRQKNREYRAMEESLDTEIRAEERNSEKLQEQKVYVKTKEYIIEKAREIFKLKMPDEIIVQPEN, encoded by the coding sequence ATGAGCGAGCCAAGGAGAAGAAGAAAACAGAGATTCGAGAACCGCGCCGCGATCGTAGGGATCATTGTCGTGGTTTTGTTCCTTGCGGTCGCCGTTTCCGTTCGCGGCTCGTCGCTTCGCCAGAAGAACAGGGAGTATCGGGCGATGGAGGAGAGTCTGGACACAGAGATCCGTGCGGAAGAGCGAAATTCCGAGAAGCTGCAGGAGCAGAAGGTCTATGTGAAGACGAAGGAATACATCATAGAGAAGGCACGGGAGATCTTCAAGCTCAAGATGCCGGATGAAATCATAGTGCAGCCTGAAAACTGA
- the tilS gene encoding tRNA lysidine(34) synthetase TilS yields MDAALRVRKFIEERELIRSGDIVLLGLSGGADSVCLLSMLSGLRERLSFSLHACHVQHGIRGEEAVRDLRFSREMAERFSVPFLWEQVDAPGYAGEKRIGIEEAARILRYRALREQLSALPGTGRRRIAVAHHRDDQAETVLHHLIRGSGLRGLRGMEAEREALIRPLLCISRAEILAELQKKGLPYIVDSSNEDIKYTRNHIRSLLTLLREDNARAAEHIAEAAELMGEADMLLREMAAAFTERHAVLHEGEELPAEVCRELRLPLPALRAQQPLLQRYILMEAVRRLDTPLQDWESVHFKALSALLGKAGGAHLDLPYQMSAEIRKKELLLRRNRETVSMKRRRKL; encoded by the coding sequence TTGGATGCTGCACTGCGGGTTCGAAAGTTTATAGAGGAGAGAGAGCTGATCCGATCGGGAGATATCGTACTGCTGGGGCTATCCGGCGGTGCGGATTCGGTATGCCTCCTGTCGATGCTCTCCGGGCTTCGGGAGCGCCTTTCCTTTTCTCTCCATGCCTGCCATGTGCAGCACGGGATCCGGGGGGAGGAGGCGGTGCGGGATCTTCGCTTTTCACGGGAAATGGCGGAACGCTTTTCTGTGCCCTTTCTCTGGGAGCAGGTGGACGCGCCGGGCTATGCCGGAGAGAAGCGGATCGGGATAGAGGAAGCGGCGCGGATTCTCCGTTATCGCGCGCTCCGGGAGCAGCTTTCGGCGCTTCCCGGAACGGGACGGCGGCGTATCGCGGTCGCCCACCATCGGGACGATCAGGCGGAGACGGTACTGCATCATCTGATCCGGGGGAGCGGGCTTCGCGGGCTTCGGGGAATGGAGGCAGAGCGGGAGGCGCTGATCCGTCCGCTGCTCTGCATTAGCCGGGCGGAGATCCTCGCGGAGCTGCAGAAAAAGGGGCTGCCCTATATTGTGGATTCCAGCAATGAGGATATAAAATATACGAGAAACCATATTCGTTCTCTCCTCACGCTGCTTCGGGAGGACAATGCGAGGGCGGCGGAGCATATCGCAGAGGCAGCGGAGCTGATGGGAGAAGCAGATATGCTGCTTCGGGAGATGGCTGCTGCGTTTACGGAGCGCCATGCCGTATTGCATGAGGGAGAGGAGCTTCCGGCGGAGGTGTGCAGGGAGCTTCGGCTGCCGCTTCCGGCGCTTCGGGCACAGCAGCCGCTTCTGCAGCGGTATATCCTGATGGAGGCGGTTCGCAGGCTGGATACGCCGCTTCAGGATTGGGAATCCGTTCATTTCAAGGCGCTTTCCGCGCTGCTTGGCAAGGCGGGGGGCGCGCATCTCGATCTTCCGTACCAAATGAGTGCGGAGATTCGGAAAAAGGAGCTGCTGCTCCGGCGAAACCGGGAGACAGTCAGCATGAAGAGAAGGAGGAAGCTATGA
- the hpt gene encoding hypoxanthine phosphoribosyltransferase: MSERIERLISEGEINERIEQVAAQISRDYAGQSLHLICILKGAAMFMCDLAKRIRNDNVTMDFMSVSSYGAGTVTSGIVRIVKDLDEPLEGKNVLIVEDIVDTGHTLSHLRRILLERQPKSIEICTLLNKPSRREKEVPVKYSCFEIPDRFVVGYGLDYDQRYRNLPYIGVVNFD, translated from the coding sequence ATGAGCGAGCGTATTGAGAGACTGATCTCAGAGGGGGAGATCAACGAAAGGATAGAGCAGGTTGCGGCACAGATTTCGAGAGATTATGCGGGACAGTCTCTGCATCTGATCTGCATCCTGAAGGGGGCGGCGATGTTTATGTGCGACCTCGCGAAGCGGATCAGGAATGACAATGTGACGATGGACTTCATGTCGGTCTCCAGCTATGGCGCAGGCACCGTCACGAGCGGCATCGTGCGGATCGTGAAGGATCTTGATGAGCCGCTGGAGGGGAAGAATGTCCTGATCGTAGAGGATATCGTGGACACCGGGCATACGCTCAGCCATCTGCGGCGGATCCTTCTGGAGAGGCAGCCGAAATCGATCGAGATCTGCACGCTGCTCAATAAGCCGTCCCGCAGAGAGAAGGAGGTTCCGGTGAAGTACTCCTGCTTTGAGATACCGGACAGATTCGTTGTGGGCTATGGGCTGGATTATGACCAGCGCTACCGCAATCTGCCATATATTGGCGTGGTAAACTTCGACTAA
- a CDS encoding glycoside hydrolase family 13 protein — MGSINWDSLYSSGMDFYRSPAEPDAGDRVTLRFRTLREDVDTVTLELLETQEFLPMRAVSSDHYFDYYETAVQLGTEPLSYVFHVRKGEEVLLYNRLGVSEERDPAYAFRLIPGFHIPQWVKGTIMYQIYIDRFRNGAPENGVQDREYIYLGRPATRVSDWEAPVEPFDVHRFYGGDLQGVLEKLDYIYSLGVRGIYFNPLFVSPSNHKYDTQDYDYIDPHIAKIVNDGGAVLPEGDEDNHHAEKYRIRTSNLDNLEASNRFFVQFVEACHARGIRVIIDGVFNHCGSFNKWMNKDGFYSTVLSQEGNVYAFGAYESAQSPYRSYFAFQNEEASAWPNNDSYEKWWGNDTLPKLNYEGSKALEEDILRIARKWVSAPFCCDGWRLDVAADLGHSEAYNHAFWKRFRTAVKGANPEAVILAEHYGNPSSWLRGDEWDTVMNYDAFMEPVTYFLTGMEKHSDSSNPALLGDGENFFRTMRYTMARLPEQAILSSMNQLSNHDHSRFMTRTNKRIGRIGQPDALPATQDINPAIYRLGAMMQMTWPGAPTIFYGDEVGMCGWTEPDSRRTFPWGKEDLELLEYHKYLGRARRSYPQLALGELMPLIAGKNYVVYARGYGSRVAIIAINSGASEFPLEIPAWRTGVTDTVRLCRILKTDENGYNVGTTYRHTNVGSFRCYMEPYAGKIYIADLDTHRKERA, encoded by the coding sequence ATGGGTAGTATAAACTGGGATTCCTTATACAGCTCCGGCATGGACTTTTACCGAAGCCCGGCGGAGCCGGATGCCGGAGACCGTGTCACGCTCCGTTTCCGGACGCTGCGGGAGGATGTCGATACCGTGACGCTGGAGCTCCTCGAGACACAGGAATTTCTGCCGATGCGGGCGGTCAGCAGTGACCATTATTTTGATTATTACGAGACTGCCGTACAGCTGGGGACGGAGCCCCTGAGCTATGTTTTTCATGTCCGGAAGGGAGAGGAGGTGCTTCTCTACAATCGACTCGGCGTCTCCGAGGAGCGGGATCCTGCCTATGCCTTCCGTCTGATCCCGGGCTTCCACATCCCGCAGTGGGTGAAGGGGACGATCATGTACCAGATCTACATTGACCGCTTCCGGAACGGAGCCCCGGAGAATGGTGTGCAGGATCGAGAATACATTTACCTCGGGCGTCCCGCGACGAGGGTTTCGGACTGGGAGGCCCCGGTGGAGCCCTTCGACGTACACCGTTTCTACGGCGGGGATCTGCAGGGCGTGCTGGAGAAGCTGGATTACATTTACAGTCTGGGGGTTCGCGGCATTTACTTCAATCCTCTCTTCGTTTCCCCGTCCAATCACAAGTACGATACGCAGGACTACGATTATATCGATCCGCATATCGCGAAGATCGTGAATGATGGCGGTGCGGTGCTCCCGGAGGGGGATGAGGACAACCACCATGCGGAGAAGTATCGTATCCGCACCAGCAACCTTGATAATCTGGAGGCGTCCAACCGCTTTTTCGTTCAGTTTGTGGAGGCGTGCCATGCGCGGGGGATCCGGGTCATCATCGATGGCGTCTTCAATCATTGCGGCTCCTTCAATAAGTGGATGAATAAGGACGGCTTCTATTCGACGGTGCTTTCGCAGGAGGGAAATGTCTATGCCTTCGGCGCGTATGAGTCTGCGCAGAGTCCGTACCGGAGCTACTTCGCCTTTCAGAATGAAGAAGCGTCTGCCTGGCCGAACAATGACAGCTATGAGAAGTGGTGGGGCAATGATACGCTCCCGAAGCTGAACTACGAGGGCTCGAAGGCACTGGAGGAGGATATCCTCCGGATCGCCAGAAAGTGGGTCAGTGCTCCCTTCTGCTGCGATGGCTGGAGGCTGGATGTGGCGGCGGATCTCGGGCATTCCGAGGCATACAATCATGCCTTCTGGAAGCGCTTCCGCACAGCAGTTAAGGGGGCAAACCCGGAGGCGGTGATCCTCGCGGAGCACTATGGGAATCCCTCGTCGTGGCTTCGGGGAGATGAGTGGGACACGGTGATGAACTATGATGCCTTCATGGAGCCGGTGACCTATTTCCTCACCGGAATGGAGAAGCATTCGGACAGCAGCAATCCGGCGCTGCTCGGGGATGGAGAGAATTTCTTCCGGACGATGCGCTATACGATGGCGCGGCTGCCGGAGCAGGCGATCCTCTCCTCGATGAACCAGCTCTCCAACCACGATCATTCCCGTTTTATGACCAGAACCAACAAGCGGATCGGGCGGATCGGGCAGCCGGACGCATTGCCCGCGACGCAGGATATCAACCCGGCGATTTATCGGCTCGGTGCGATGATGCAGATGACCTGGCCGGGTGCACCGACGATCTTCTATGGAGACGAGGTGGGGATGTGCGGCTGGACGGAGCCGGATTCGAGACGCACCTTCCCGTGGGGCAAGGAGGATCTGGAGCTTCTGGAATATCACAAGTATCTCGGCAGGGCGCGCCGGAGCTATCCGCAGCTTGCGCTGGGAGAGCTGATGCCCCTGATTGCCGGGAAAAATTATGTGGTATATGCGCGCGGCTACGGCTCTCGCGTGGCGATCATCGCGATCAATTCCGGTGCATCGGAGTTCCCGCTGGAGATTCCGGCGTGGAGGACGGGTGTCACGGATACCGTCCGGCTCTGCCGTATCCTGAAAACGGACGAGAACGGCTATAATGTGGGGACGACCTACCGGCATACGAACGTCGGCAGCTTCCGCTGCTATATGGAGCCCTATGCGGGCAAGATCTATATCGCCGATCTGGATACGCACAGGAAGGAGAGGGCATAA
- a CDS encoding DNA-deoxyinosine glycosylase, with translation MERERVLHEFAPVFDRHSRVLILGTIPSPKSRENGFYYGHPQNRFWRVLSALLGETLPETREARIALLLRHHIALWDVLRSCEICGASDSSIRNAVPNPLSALLCKTEIRAVFASGQKAAALYRRFQQAETGMEIHALPSTSPANCRISYPELLRAYSVLLPYLE, from the coding sequence ATGGAGCGGGAGAGAGTCCTCCATGAATTCGCGCCGGTCTTTGACCGGCATTCCCGGGTCCTGATCCTCGGAACCATTCCCTCGCCGAAGTCCAGAGAAAACGGCTTCTATTACGGGCATCCGCAGAATCGTTTCTGGCGGGTGCTCTCGGCGCTTCTGGGGGAGACGCTGCCGGAGACGAGAGAGGCGCGGATAGCGCTTCTCCTCCGGCATCATATCGCGCTCTGGGATGTGCTCCGGAGCTGCGAGATCTGCGGCGCCTCCGACAGCTCGATCCGGAATGCTGTCCCGAATCCGCTTTCGGCGCTTCTCTGTAAGACGGAGATCCGCGCGGTATTTGCGAGCGGACAGAAGGCAGCGGCGCTGTACCGGCGCTTCCAGCAGGCAGAGACCGGCATGGAAATTCATGCGCTGCCCTCCACGAGTCCGGCGAACTGCCGGATATCCTATCCGGAGTTGCTGCGGGCGTACAGCGTGCTGCTGCCCTATCTGGAATAG